One segment of Acidimicrobiales bacterium DNA contains the following:
- the plsX gene encoding phosphate acyltransferase PlsX, translated as MSTLPIALDAMGGDNAPDAIVDGAQRAVHELGVTITLVGQPEVVERLRGGLELFPASQVIAMDADPASSVRTMKDSSLVRSAELVRDGKASAMVSAGNTGATMASALLRMGRIKGVARPAIATPIPVFGSTPTILLDAGANAECQPAWLVQFAQMGAVYARERYGIAEPRVGLLSIGEESTKGTPLVKETHELLVADGALANAGARFVGNVEGRDLMTSDVDVVVTDGFTGNVALKTLEGGMKALVTAVVGALSTTEGADKALNGLLPLYQQVDPEQHGGAMLLGVNGVCIISHGSSSATAIVNAVRVARDLVEAGLVEHLRAVVAAG; from the coding sequence ATGTCGACGCTGCCGATCGCGCTCGATGCCATGGGGGGCGACAACGCCCCTGACGCCATCGTGGACGGCGCCCAGCGGGCGGTGCACGAGCTGGGTGTCACGATCACGCTGGTGGGCCAGCCCGAGGTGGTCGAGCGGCTGCGGGGCGGGTTGGAGCTGTTCCCCGCCTCCCAGGTGATCGCCATGGACGCCGACCCGGCGTCGAGCGTGCGCACCATGAAGGACTCGTCGCTGGTGCGCTCCGCCGAGCTGGTGCGCGACGGCAAGGCGTCGGCGATGGTCTCGGCCGGCAACACCGGGGCGACGATGGCCTCGGCGCTGCTGCGCATGGGCCGCATCAAGGGCGTCGCCCGCCCGGCGATCGCCACGCCGATCCCGGTGTTCGGCTCCACGCCGACGATCCTGCTGGACGCGGGCGCCAACGCCGAGTGCCAGCCGGCGTGGCTGGTGCAGTTCGCCCAGATGGGAGCGGTGTACGCCCGGGAGCGCTACGGCATCGCCGAGCCGCGGGTGGGCCTGCTGTCGATCGGCGAGGAGTCGACCAAGGGCACCCCGCTGGTGAAGGAGACCCACGAGCTGCTCGTCGCCGACGGTGCCCTGGCCAACGCCGGGGCGCGGTTCGTCGGCAACGTCGAGGGCCGCGACCTCATGACCTCCGACGTCGACGTGGTCGTCACCGACGGCTTCACCGGCAACGTCGCCCTCAAGACCCTCGAGGGTGGGATGAAGGCCCTCGTCACCGCCGTCGTCGGGGCGCTGAGCACCACCGAGGGCGCCGACAAGGCGCTCAACGGCCTGCTGCCGCTCTACCAGCAGGTCGATCCCGAGCAGCACGGCGGGGCGATGTTGCTGGGCGTGAACGGCGTGTGCATCATCAGCCACGGCTCGTCGTCGGCGACGGCGATCGTGAACGCAGTACGGGTGGCCCGTGATCTGGTGGAAGCCGGTCTCGTGGAGCACCTGCGGGCGGTCGTGGCGGCCGGCTGA
- a CDS encoding phosphopantetheine-binding protein: MPAETHVERGPLDRQQVFELIRDRLADILEVEPTAINEGDSFSDDLEADSLALIELAEALEEELSERTVGFRIEDEDLEDIKTVRDAVDYVLARV, translated from the coding sequence GTGCCCGCCGAGACCCATGTCGAACGTGGTCCGCTCGACCGCCAGCAGGTGTTCGAGCTGATCCGCGATCGTTTGGCCGACATCCTCGAAGTCGAGCCCACGGCCATCAACGAGGGCGATTCGTTCAGCGACGACCTCGAGGCCGATTCACTCGCTCTGATCGAGTTGGCCGAGGCCTTGGAGGAGGAGCTCAGCGAGCGGACCGTCGGCTTCCGCATCGAAGACGAGGATCTCGAAGACATCAAGACCGTCCGTGACGCGGTCGACTACGTGCTCGCTCGCGTTTGA